The region TGCCCCCTTTACATCAAGTCACCATGCAATCCTTACAAGCCCCGGCCCACCCCGCCCCAAACTCATGGCACCCCACTAAATAAGGAGAAAACCGAGTGCGAGCTCATTAAAAAGTTCTATATTAGATAGATTTGAGAGCCCCCAAATAGGGTTTCGGTGTAAAAGTGTTGCCCCATTTTGTGACCTGGGAGTTGCTGACTTCCAACGTAATGTATTTTAGGTGACATTTGGGCCCTACACAATTATTCTTATTTGCTGAAAGGTGTAGGGACTTCTTTTTTGTTCAAGATTGACGCTCGGACGTTTTGAAAAATTACACTGGTGTAGGGGTGTTTTGGCTTGGAGGGGGAATAACTCGACGGGCACAGGGACTCGACCCATATTAAATTGAACAGATAATTAAAGTTCACAATGAAGTGTCCCTGTAAAAAGCTTTGAGACCACTaagtattgtttgtttactttgagtaaacaaacaatactcaaagtaaacaaacaatacttAGTGGTCTTAAAGCTTTTTTTGCACTGTACTAGGAGAGTTTATTTAGTGGGGTGCaccaatagaccccttgcatacgATATCACTGGAAAGGGCCGGCCCTCACTGAGGCCAACAAGCGCCCTTACTGTTGTCAAAAGAGACAACTCACTGGACGATTCGCTCATCCCAGCGCCttgccttaaagggaaggtacacagttggtagtaactcaaaacaaaatattaactttaaaactcaTTTAGTAAcaagcattgaagagctgttgatagtgttgTGAATGGTTAATGGATATTTAATTACCGGATAGGTGAGTCGGACCGCTCTGAAGCCTGTGGGTTAAGACGAGCTCATGCCCGGTCACGCCTGACTGGTTTATTGCGTAACCTCAGTGGCGCAATCGCACATCACAACATTAGTaggaaacattgtgagaaacggctccctcttaagtagcatcgattttgagaaaaaggtaacttttttctaaaataataatggacttctagctagaagtcttttattcctatctgaaagcacacaaatgtgtccaacaacggtgtttttttctctcatcatttctcgcaacttcgatgaccatttgagcccaaattttcacctgcttgttattttatgcatatgttgggatacaccaggtgaggagactggtctttgacatttaccaaaggtgtacagtgcctttaaccaaaggcgATGGGATTGGTGAACGTATCAAGCACGTTCATTGGTCTATTCAGAAAACGCTcaatcccatcatgcatcacactcacactgcaccatagaAATATACTGCACGTATCTTCCTGGAGAAAAATCTGACCAAGCTAATTAGCCTATCCCAGCGGTCGTGGAtatggccgctggggccgagcgaaactggacgatagctgttcttcgcgtagactggtcccctgcctttatccacaaggataaagacaggtacttgctttttAGATCCAGTGATTGCataggatacaatgatttcattgggtaAACGTgaagtgacatgagctttccatagctgtgttttgattggtcggggTGATTTGGGTGCAACTGACAAACAtaacctcggaccaatcaaaaccgTCTGCTGCATGCAGTGTCAATGAGGTACATCTACATGAGGCTTCTTGCATTTAGCGCTGGTTTacaatttgactgcgtatcttaGGGTACGTTCGTTcaccttccctgggtcgaccccggtctgcccccggtacgttcaaatagctttgacgtcatcattccaggggctcacccgggtcagccccaagtgccctgatTGAGGAGTGGGTAACTTTGGGCtcgccccaggtgcatgacgtcaccacgagagggtgagtgatcgttcgagtAGCTCTTGTCAGGGTCTCACCcagagtgagcaccgcggggtcgacccagggaagctaatcgaacgcacccataatgtgaaatgaatgtactagtgaaaggtgaagatggacgggATCCTACTGCTTGACCTCAGCGTCTCTGAAGTGTTTCCGCGTCATGCAACGGGGTCAGCGCGTTCAATATTTCACTTTCTCTAGAAATGATTTCATGTCATTTTGAACACATTATTGCAACTTCATGACTCATTTATTCCACTATAATGTCAGTTTTGCCAATATTGAATAATGGTGTTCATCCTTTTTTTTACGCAATGCTATTTCGTTTTACACATCATTATCGATACTTCGTAGTACTTCAACTTCAACAAAATGTATCCAGACTGAGCTCAATTTCGTGAAACTGCTACAGTATTATTACAATTTAATGATGAAGCCTAAACAAACTTATTTGAACAGTACAAAGCGGGATACCAGTCAATAACACACATCTGAGCTTGTggtggtaacctgtttttgtttaacctGAGTCAGCGCTCAGCAGATTTAAGCCGTTTCCGATTAagtggctacggctgttgctgtGGCTGGATCACCATAATAtgaaacaacaaatttacataaGCCAAATTTACAAGCTAATAATTATACACGTTGTTTTACAGTGTATTACTAACAGGTTCATatttaactgtatttttttagatttggttatttttcaaatttacagCTTAAAATCGTGAAAAATATGCTGTAGATTTTACGACTCAATCCAATTTTGCTATGCTAACGTTTTCAAAATGGATAAATCACACGTATTTGTTGCATTATGTCACACTCGTTGTCGTGTTTTATAGTTTCAAGGGATACAACAATCTATCCCTTCCTCTTTTTCGGTTGGTTTTGAGCAGCAAAGGATAAAAAAATTTATCCCTTCCACTTTTCAGCTTGATTTGAGCACCCGATATTGACTTTGTTCTCTCAAAGGTATTTTATGGAGAAAAACAGTatagttttaacattttgaaaacatcttcaagAAAAGTTGCTATATATTACCAAATTTGTCAAGTTCATATCTTAAAATGTTCAGTATGGTCTGAGAATTGCTCTCGAAACAggattttaaagcaatatttttttttttaccatttgtCCTCCAAATCGTGAAAAACATGCAGTAGATTTTACAAATCAACCTAATGTTGCTATGCTAACGTTTCAAAAATAGATAAATTCCACTTATTTGTTACAATATATCGCACATTTTGCCGTGTTTGAGTTTCAAGGGGTAAACAAATCTACCTCTACTACTTTTTGGTTGGTTTTGAGCAGCAAAGGATAAACAAATCTATCCCTTCCACTTTTCAGATTGATTTGAGCACCAAAGGATTAACGAATCTAACCCTCCTTTTTGTTGCTAAGTTTGTGCACCCGATactgaatttgttttcccaaaaaTATTTTATGGAGAAAAACAGCATAATTTCaacactttgaaaacatcttcaagAAAAATTGCTATATATTACCGAAAagggcaaaaaataaaaaatcgtAGTTAATTATGAACCTGTTAACtttacctcatacatattcatgaccgcgattcaaattttcaggtacttgaatttcatttgaaatgttttcagtcaataaggaaattgagtcatatgactataaatagattttaTTTGTGTAAGACACAATCATTTCGAACAAATACCCTTTgtgcttttctgaaagatttgCGATTATCGCCCGGGCCGGCTGCTGCcaggagcaagttcgatcagGGTACAATCGTCGACTAGTGGTTAGTTCGTGACGCTGACATGAACGTGCGGAAGACTCTTAGCGTTTTCTAGCTACCGTGTGTGAAAAAGATGACCGTGAACCATAGCTCTACGCCGTGAACACATACTCACTTCTTTTCAGCTATTTTAAGAATAACTGGTCCTCTCTGCCTGCAGcacactggtatttgacaaattGCTATTGGTAACCAACGATGCGACCAACCTCGACCAGCCTCGAGTGGATGGTCGCGAAAAGTCGACTAGACTGGTCCAACtatcgttgactaacacgggttCGATCAGAGTTAGTCGAACTATGGTTAACTATGGTCGTTGATCGAACTTGCCTCAGGGCGCTAATTAACTTGACATGCGCATTTACGGTTGTGGAGCTGTTTTATGTGTGCTGTTCGCACGTATGCGGCCAGTCAGTTGTTGTGTTTTAAgtgcagaaaaaaagaaacaaaagttcATCAAAAAACTTGGATGCATGTCATTCCACAGTGGTAATTTCCACCTTGCTCATAATTAAAGTggaaaaattcaaatttaatattggtttgttattttacaaaaatacaccacaaaataaaaattcatagACTAAGGGATATTGGCTTACAATATagatacattaaaaatattgtaCCGGATACTGATTATGTATGCAGTATGTTAAACATgtatataacatggtttatttcgggtgaaTTTAGTCGATATAGCTCCCCTCAGTATTTGAAAATGACAAATTAGTTGCCTCGGTTTCGCATCGGGAACTAGTTTGTTAACTTCCAATACCTCAGGGAGCTACTATTGACTGTACCctcaaaacatattttatttgtatactatagCATCTCTGAAATCTGTAGAAAATATAACACAGAGTATCcaataatgataacaattaaCTTCTAAACACTGATACTGATAATAAAACTATATAGCAATCCATATTTGAGTTCGCCCATctgttaaacaaattattatagcTTCCCATTAATCTGTGTAAAATATAATCCAGTGTGTCCAATACTTTTAGGCCCATTACTACTTCTAAACAATACCACTgatattgaaaatataaaactatATTTAGTATTCTTTATATGAGTTCGCCCAGCCTTTatctttataaacaaaatatgctAGCTTTGATCGAAGTTGAAGAAAGTATAATCACTTATACTTTTAAATAATACCACATTGTAAATACGAAAAATATATAGCATTCTTTATCTAAGTTCCCCAAACTGATAAGGGAAATTAAATAGAAGGATGCTGTGCCCAGCTAGTTTTGTCAGATCTTTTATTGACGGTTCAAACTGTCGTTGACGATTTTAAGCCATATTTTAGGTAGTCACAAGGAGGAAACTACAAAAATCAATTTAGGAAGCTATTCTGACCCCATGCCCTATAGTCTATGTTGCAAAGTAAATGTAGCTCCGGCATGGCTTTCTGGTCATGATGAAGCCTTATATTACCTTGTCCATCATACCATTGTTTCGCGCACAGCAATAATGTTACAAAATGTTACATTTCTGTAACAAAGTGTAGCGGGGGGCCGTTGACCTCAAATGAACGAACACATGGGTTTCCCTATTCGGGGTCGGAGAAAGTGTCCTGAATTCAGAAAGTGTCCTGAATTCAGAAAGTGTCCTGAAATCACCCTTCTGCAGACCACAATCGGCCAAGTTGAAGTACTCAAATGACGTAATAGGAACTATCTGGCCCCCCTCAATACCAAGGATATAGTTATCCTTTAGAGCAAGtctcgttacactacctgcagcagccacgatggagaaaactggcTCAATGTCATTACTCTGTAAACCACACCCGTAGAGATACAATTCTTTCAGGGAAGAAAGAGGAGTAATCTGGtcccccttaataccatggagatcgtttTCTTTGAGAACAAgtgtcgttacactacctgcagcagccacgatggagaaaattggcccaatatcatcactctgtaaaCCACATGCGTAGAGATGCAATTCTTTCAGGGAAGAAACAAGAGTAATCGGGTCCCCCTTAATTCCATGTAGATCGTTTTCCTTTAGAACAAgtgtcgttacactacctgcagcagccacgatggagaaaattGGCCCAATGTCATCACTCTGTAAACCACATGCGCAGAGATGCAATTCTTTCAGGGAAGAAACAAGAGTAATCGGGTCCCCCTTAATTCCACGTAGATCGTTTTCATCTAGAACAAGTgccgttacactacctgcagcagccacgatggagaaaattggcccaatatcatcactctgtaaaCTACATGTGTATAGATGCAAtgccttcaaggaagaaacaggagttatctggtcccccttaataccatggagatcgtttTCTTTGAGAACAAGTgccgttacactacctgcagcagccacgatggagaaaattggcccaatatcatcactctgtaaaCCACATGCGTAGAGATGCAATTCTTTCAGGGAAGAAAGAGGAGTAATCTGGTCCCCCTTAATTCCATGTAGATTGTTTTTTGCTAGAACAAGTTTCGTTATACTTTCTGcggcagccacgatggagaaaactgaactaatatcatcactctgtaaaCCACAAGCGTAGAGATGCAATTcattcaaggaagaaacaggagttatctggtctcccttaataccatggagattgTTTTCGTCCAGAACAAGTGTCGTTACATTACCTGCTGAAGACACGACGGAGAAAACTGAActaatatcatcactctgtaaaCCACACGCGTACAGATGCAAAaacttcaaggaagaaacaggagttatcttGTCCACTTTtataccatggagatcgttgTCCTGTAGAACGAGAGACGTTACACTCCCTGCTGCAGCCACGACggagaaaactgacccaatatcatcactctgtataccacaTGCGTTTAGATGCAATTTATTCAAGGAAGAAACAACATTTATCTGGTCCtccttaataccatggagatcgtttCTGTGTAGAGCTAATATCGTTACATTACCCAAAGCAGCCACGACTgagaaaactgacccaatatcTTCAATCTGTAGACCACACGAGTCGAGATGCAATTCCTTCAAtgaagaaacaggagttatctgtTCCCCTGTAATACCATGGAAATTGTTATCCTTTAGAAAAAGTGTCGTTACACTGCCGGCAGCAGCTACGACGGAGAAAACTGaaccaatatcatcactctgtatgCCACAGGAGTGTATATACAGTTCCTTCAAGGAAAaaacaggagttatctggtccCCCTTAATACCACGGAGATCGTTATCCTTTAGAACAAGAcacgttacactacctgcagcagccacgatagAGAAAAttggcccaatatcatcactctgtaaactacatgtacatagatgcaatgccttcaaggaagaaacaggagttatctggtcccccttaataccatggagatcgtttTCTTTGAGAACAAGTgccgttacactacctgcagcagccacgatggagaaaattggcccaatatcatcactctgtaaaCCACATGCGTAGAGATGCAATTCTTTCAGGGAAGAAAGAGGAGTAATCTGGTCCCCCTTAATTCCATGTAGATTGTTTTTTGCTAGAACAAGTTTCGTTATACTTTCTGcggcagccacgatggagaaaactgaactaatatcatcactctgtaaaCCACAAGCGTAGAGATGCAATTcattcaaggaagaaacaggagttatctggtctcccttaataccatggagattgTTTTCGTCCAGAACAAGTGTCGTTACATTACCTGCTGAAGACACGACGGAGAAAACTGAActaatatcatcactctgtaaaCCACACGCGTACAGATGCAAAaacttcaaggaagaaacaggagttatcttGTCCACTTTtataccatggagatcgttgTCCTGTAGAACGAGAGACGTTACACTCCCTGCTGCAGCCACGACggagaaaactgacccaatatcatcactctgtataccacaTGCGTTTAGATGCAATTTATTCAAGGAAGAAACAACATTTATCTGGTCCtccttaataccatggagatcgtttCTGTGTAGAGCTAATATCGTTACATTACCCAAAGCAGCCACGACTgagaaaactgacccaatatcTTCAATCTGTAGACCACACGAGTCGAGATGCAATTCCTTCAAtgaagaaacaggagttatctgtTCCCCTGTAATACCATGGAAATTGTTATCCTTTAGAAAAAGTGTCGTTACACTGCCGGCAGCAGCTACGACGGAGAAAACTGaaccaatatcatcactctgtatgCCACAGGAGTGTATATACAGTTCCTTCAAGGAAAaaacaggagttatctggtccCCCTTAATACCACGGAGATCGTTATCCTTTAGAACAAGAcacgttacactacctgcagcagccacgatagAGAAAAttggcccaatatcatcactctgtaaactacatgtacatagatgcaatgccttcaaggaagaaacaggagttatctggtcccccttaataccatggagatcgtttTCTTTGAGAACAAGTgccgttacactacctgcagcagccacgatggagaaaattggcccaatatcatcactctgtaaaCCACATGCGTAGAGATGCAATTCTTTCAGGGAAGAAAGAGGAGTAATCTGGTCCCCCTTAATTCCATGTAGATTGTTTTTTGCTAGAACAAGTTTCGTTATACTTTCTGcggcagccacgatggagaaaactgaactaatatcatcactctgtaaaCCACAAGCGTAGAGATGCAATTcattcaaggaagaaacaggagttatctggtctcccttaataccatggagattgTTTTCGTCCAGAACAAGTGTCGTTACATTACCTGCTGAAGACACGACGGAGAAAACTGAActaatatcatcactctgtaaaCCACACGCGTACAGATGCAAAaacttcaaggaagaaacaggagttatcttGTCCACTTTtataccatggagatcgttgTCCTGTAGAACGAGAGACGTTACACTCCCTGCTGCAGCCACGACggagaaaactgacccaatatcatcactctgtataccacaTGCGTTTAGATGCAATTTATTCAAGGAAGAAACAACATTTATCTGGTCCtccttaataccatggagatcgtttCTGTGTAGAGCTAATATCGTTACATTACCCAAAGCAGCCACGACTgagaaaactgacccaatatcTTCAATCTGTAGACCACACGAGTCGAGATGCAATTCCTTCAAtgaagaaacaggagttatctgtTCCCCTGTAATACCATGGAAATTGTTATCCTTTAGAAAAAGTGTCGTTACACTGCCGGCAGCAGCTACGACGGAGAAAACTGaaccaatatcatcactctgtatgCCACAGGAGTGTATATACAGTTCCTTCAAGGAAAaaacaggagttatctggtccCCCTTAATACCACGGAGATCGTTATCCTTTAGAACAAGAcacgttacactacctgcagcagccacgatagAGAAAACTtgcccaatatcatcactttGTATGCCACATGCGCAGAGACACACTTCCTTTAAGGAcgaaacaggagttatctggtccCCCATTATACCATGGAGATAGTTATCATTAAGAACAAGTTTCTCTACACTCCCTGCTGCAGCCACGACggagaaaactgacccaatgtcatcactctgtataccacaTGCGTAGAGatgcaattccttcaaggaagaaacaggagttatctgtTCCCCCTTAATACAATGAAGATCATTATCATGTAGACCAAGTCTCGTTACACtccctgcagcagccacgatggagaaaattgaaccaatatcatcactctgtaaaCTACATGTGTATAGATGCAAtgccttcaaggaagaaacaggagttatctggtcccccttaataccatggagatcgtttTCTTTGAGAACAAgtgtcgttacactacctgcagcagccacgacgGAGAAAActggcccaatatcatcactctgtatgCCACATGCGTTCAGATGtaattccttcaaggaagaaacagcaTTTATCTGTtcccccttaataccatggagatcgtttCTGTATAGAGCTAGTGTCGCTACATTACCTAAAGCAGCCACGACGGAGAAAACTGaaccaatatcatcactctgtatgCCACATGCGTATAGATGCAATatcttcaaggaagaaacaggagttatctggtcccccttaataccacggagatcgttatcctttagaacaagtgtcgttacactacctgcagcagccacgacgGCGAAAACTGACCAAATGTCATCCTTCGTCAGCTTACATCCGTCTAGTGTCAAGACCTCCAAGGAATGAATACAAGGTAACTGGTCTGATTTCAAACCGTGCAAGTTGTTTCCCACCAAAAACACTTTCTTCAACTTCGAAGCTGATTGAAATAACCTGAAAAGTTGAGGAACAGAGAAACAGCTTAACTGACAATCTCTTAAAGTAAGCGAAGTTAATCTTTCAGAAATGTTTTTCAGTTGGTAAATTTTGTCGTTCATATTGACACCAACTACTTCTAATGATAGATCACACCTTGTTCTGGCCATTGTTTGTTCTAGGAGATCTAAATCGGTTGTTCCTTGACATGATATCGTTATATCAGAAACATGATGAAGACTGGATCGTTGTGGTAGGTTTCGAATGAAATAATGTGCAGCCAAGAGGTCTTCTCCTTTAAGCTTATATGGGAATCTAACCCACTCATCTAGCGCGAGGTTTTTCACAGTCGCACCAAGCTTGGATTCAAACAAAGCCAGCATCATTATCCTATGTAAACAGACATACCTTTCGCATTCAACGGGGgtgtttttattgtaaactgAAAGGTGTTTTTCGGTCAGCTCTATAGCGAATTCTGCAGCTTTTTTGTTTCCCCCGCTGCAGAAACGGATTAAGTATTCATTTCTTTTCACGTCTCCGTCTAACAATTTTGACATGTACTCTTTAAATTTGTTAGGATTGGACTCTGTCATATCAGACAGGTAAACGGAACAACAAAACTCCATTAATATTATGTGGTGGAACCGGACTTGATGAACCTTGTCTAAACCGTGTATGAATTGCCATCGGGTCAGCAAGCCGACTTCACATCCCAAATTTACAAGGTCCTCTGAATCAAACTCTGAAACTGCGAAGGCATTTTTTCCGTGCCCTTGTAACGTCGAACGTTCAAGAGCAACCTTCCCAAGTTTGGCCATCAGCTCATTAAAACCCTTTTTGGTTATTTTCTCGGAGGGGTTGGATGTGCAATCTTTGCCAATCTTTTGGTCATAGAATACCCCGATTGCGAGATGAAGCAGTTCTGTAATCCTGCCAGGTAGTCGACTTCCAGCCTTTGTTAATGATGAACACATCAACCAAAGAAACAGAGGAATCTCCCCTAAACTGCTGAGTGTTTCAGACTTATTTATTTCAGCAAGAACATGAGCATGGTGTTGGGAGCTGTAATTGCTGAAGTATTTACTGATATAATCTTGCTTTTTATTGTCATCGAACCCAACTACGTCCACTCTTGTGAAATTGGAATTGCAAGTCAGTAACTTTAGTGCCGT is a window of Asterias rubens chromosome 21, eAstRub1.3, whole genome shotgun sequence DNA encoding:
- the LOC117304771 gene encoding uncharacterized protein LOC117304771 codes for the protein MYQPSLKQWYEDRKRLRVVFDHSRAKPVERKNKIKKSRQAAFKSALAERTKPLGQHQDTKTNTSDSSLGKEQCGAQAKRDEPVSNKFKETHHMIQIFIKTPINPKTLCLRLDHKTTVSDLKDIIHRKLGIRPALQNLYTNNKRFKLCDALTLLDLGIKPETNIDLTLAEGLLGGAPTLDETFLQTLAVNLCKDWQQLAVKLKFRPAEIGKFERLAESSPEEQAHQMLVSWLSEQQADDREAGEWLRSALVQIDRRDLAARIPGYAPTSPRAGTKRQSPEHQSDASGIDGNKLRVPEADKTDLKQTSGYVPTSPIAGSKRQSPEHQSTSNASGINEMFGVVAENIGKNWKQLGNSLGIKAAKIDTYPIDHPNDVREQVYQMLLDWVRTQTSQKEAEDGLIETLVKLGRADIVRKLPGYARTSQGASKIDGVHSRQLKEHQTITDVPDIDEKKLGDIAKHIGKDWKKLANSLGVKAAQIDTYQSDYPNDLNEQVFRMLLDWCRHDQEAAEDGLKEALTVIDRADIVNKISGLMGLPFNNESCSRTLVSHYKETLKVNTHPTRKDLAVDMDQLYVSLELLQETNQPDQPLTLQSGSIKGQHKTDHTRHPDTEGAREIDQTQTEYKKIPLKSHGDMLSFDKNRILITGESGYGKSTLLKKIAYDWAVLQSNTDQSTLQKQESPLSKYKLVFLLEINKMEVNFNVMDEIFHQILPPNEFGKTTLKSYMTKHPEKVLILLDGADEISFQTLQNANEEFSVNNVLSFKSLKRCKVIVTSRQSTALKLLTCNSNFTRVDVVGFDDNKKQDYISKYFSNYSSQHHAHVLAEINKSETLSSLGEIPLFLWLMCSSLTKAGSRLPGRITELLHLAIGVFYDQKIGKDCTSNPSEKITKKGFNELMAKLGKVALERSTLQGHGKNAFAVSEFDSEDLVNLGCEVGLLTRWQFIHGLDKVHQVRFHHIILMEFCCSVYLSDMTESNPNKFKEYMSKLLDGDVKRNEYLIRFCSGGNKKAAEFAIELTEKHLSVYNKNTPVECERYVCLHRIMMLALFESKLGATVKNLALDEWVRFPYKLKGEDLLAAHYFIRNLPQRSSLHHVSDITISCQGTTDLDLLEQTMARTRCDLSLEVVGVNMNDKIYQLKNISERLTSLTLRDCQLSCFSVPQLFRLFQSASKLKKVFLVGNNLHGLKSDQLPCIHSLEVLTLDGCKLTKDDIWSVFAVVAAAGSVTTLVLKDNDLRGIKGDQITPVSSLKILHLYACGIQSDDIGSVFSVVAALGNVATLALYRNDLHGIKGEQINAVSSLKELHLNACGIQSDDIGPVFSVVAAAGSVTTLVLKENDLHGIKGDQITPVSSLKALHLYTCSLQSDDIGSIFSIVAAAGSVTRLGLHDNDLHCIKGEQITPVSSLKELHLYACGIQSDDIGSVFSVVAAAGSVEKLVLNDNYLHGIMGDQITPVSSLKEVCLCACGIQSDDIGQVFSIVAAAGSVTCLVLKDNDLRGIKGDQITPVFSLKELYIHSCGIQSDDIGSVFSVVAAAGSVTTLFLKDNNFHGITGEQITPVSSLKELHLDSCGLQIEDIGSVFSVVAALGNVTILALHRNDLHGIKEDQINVVSSLNKLHLNACGIQSDDIGSVFSVVAAAGSVTSLVLQDNDLHGIKVDKITPVSSLKFLHLYACGLQSDDISSVFSVVSSAGNVTTLVLDENNLHGIKGDQITPVSSLNELHLYACGLQSDDISSVFSIVAAAESITKLVLAKNNLHGIKGDQITPLSSLKELHLYACGLQSDDIGPIFSIVAAAGSVTALVLKENDLHGIKGDQITPVSSLKGTDNSCFFIEGIASRLVWSTD